A single genomic interval of Electrophorus electricus isolate fEleEle1 chromosome 2, fEleEle1.pri, whole genome shotgun sequence harbors:
- the bbs12 gene encoding Bardet-Biedl syndrome 12 protein isoform X2, translating to MSLLGSAAINQGRHLGLQQLEVMSASTHSFLGPNKCYKLIQDEASGDSALVCSCYRLLEQLELTNSVGQLLHETTRTQQEVLHSGTASLLFLTGIWSRVALECLHKGISIPHIMAGMSKGLELCMEACRCSAVTVEVVCMTALQRLRKRQLSKSDCMTTAFGLPAEPSVSAGVKETTQDTVKTLNEELKLCSIKEELRPKCRINLKHSRHFQSSDSREAEETQTMATFNTQDSKDFDLVQLADAVNHGCEMSMNLVIEASRIQYRHRPGDQSCTVLDVDRLATCPLPGLSEENSCVFSGYVVLLSTEQAIVAKHFEDRALTIGLVNGDLSKQYTHVGFNRPKNVTYFCDHSNLTRVSHEKKWEDQALRIVLNLSINILLVSGVVTQQLKDHCLSHNILVIEHARAAILKAFAMSTGAVPISYVTQLSERCVGAGVRVNVLREYHGTGKAQMAVVSIDACGMTLATAVLASSVHAKLQSLEDRFWGCAYRVHHALKDGKLLPGAGDTERLCIHQLHKHMSKSRPEKQGRGDEPSKGIQTEESRLAAAYEQVVLQLMADGWMDYISTLLVNCGQTVTKAQACTYIAQQLRELPGAPLKKDIYMGMAQGDRGTEGKRMLERESEMVGVYDNMTVKFETWRRALDLVLLVLQTDTEIITGINEKNAEHRDFMFL from the coding sequence ATGTCACTACTGGGATCCGCAGCAATAAACCAGGGTCGCCATCTTGGGCTCCAGCAGCTAGAAGTCATGTCTGCCTCCACTCATTCTTTTCTGGGCCCCAACAAATGCTACAAACTAATCCAAGATGAGGCGAGTGGGGACTCAGCACTGGTCTGCTCATGTTATCGTTTACTGGAACAGCTAGAGCTCACCAACTCTGTGGGGCAACTGCTACACGAGACCACTCGGACCCAGCAGGAGGTGCTACACTCAGGCACAGCCTCACTGCTTTTCCTGACTGGTATCTGGAGCAGGGTGGCCCTGGAGTGCCTTCACAAAGGCATTTCCATTCCACATATAATGGCCGGCATGTCCAAAGGCCTGGAACTGTGCATGGAGGCCTGTAGGTGTAGTGCAGTGACTGTGGAGGTGGTCTGCATGACTGCTTTACAGAGACTGAGGAAGAGGCAGCTGAGCAAGAGTGATTGTATGACTACTGCTTTTGGCTTACCTGCAGAACCTTCCGTATCTGCAGGTGTGAAGGAAACAACTCAGGACACTGTCAAGACCCTGAATGAAGAACTTAAACTTTGTTCCATTAAAGAGGAGCTTCGGCCAAAGTGCAGAATAAATctcaaacacagcagacattttcAGTCAAGtgacagcagagaggcagaggagacaCAAACAATGGCAACCTTTAACACGCAAGATTCAAAAGATTTTGACCTAGTTCAGCTGGCTGACGCTGTTAACCATGGATGTGAGATGTCCATGAATTTAGTGATTGAGGCTAGCAGGATTCAGTACAGACACAGGCCTGGAGATCAAAGCTGCACAGTGTTGGATGTTGATAGGTTGGCGACATGCCCATTGCCCGGACTGTCTGAGGAGAATTCCTGTGTTTTCAGTGGGTATGTTGTATTGTTGTCCACTGAGCAGGCAATAGTAGCTAAACATTTTGAAGATCGGGCATTAACAATTGGCCTTGTGAATGGTGATCTGAGTAAACAGTACACTCATGTAGGTTTTAACAGGCCTAAAAATGTCACATACTTTTGTGATCACTCTAACTTGACCAGAGTCAGTCACGAGAAGAAGTGGGAAGACCAAGCATTGAGAATAGTACTGAACCTCAGTATCAACATTCTTCTTGTGAGTGGAGTGGTCACCCAGCAGCTAAAAGATCACTGCCTCAGCCACAACATCCTGGTTATTGAGCATGCAAGGGCAGCCATTTTGAAAGCCTTTGCCATGAGTACAGGAGCTGTTCCCATCTCGTATGTCACACAGCTCAGTGAGCGATGTGTGGGTGCTGGAGTCCGAGTGAATGTGCTGAGAGAATATCACGGGACAGGGAAGGCCCAGATGGCAGTGGTGAGCATCGATGCCTGCGGTATGACACTAGCCACGGCGGTCCTTGCTAGTTCAGTACATGCCAAGCTCCAGAGCCTGGAAGATCGGTTCTGGGGCTGTGCTTATCGGGTGCATCATGCTCTCAAAGATGGAAAGCTGTTGCCTGGTGCAGGTGACACCGAACGGTTGTGCATTCATCAGCTCCACAAACACATGAGCAAAAGCAGGCCTGAGAAGCAGGGAAGAGGAGACGAGCCTTCAAAAGGCATACAGACAGAAGAGTCAAGACTGGCAGCAGCGTATGAACAGGTGGTTCTGCAGCTGATGGCAGATGGCTGGATGGACTATATTTCCACTCTGTTGGTGAACTGTGGTCAGACTGTGACCAAAGCGcaagcatgcacatacatagCCCAACAACTAAGAGAGTTGCCAGGGGCTCCCCTGAAAAAAGACATCTACATGGGTATGgcacagggagacagagggactgAAGGGAAGAGGATgttggagagagaaagtgaaatggTGGGAGTGTATGATAATATGACAGTAAAGTTTGAGACTTGGAGGAGAGCTCTCGATCTAGTGCTTTTGGTCcttcagacagacacagagattaTTACAGgaataaatgagaaaaatgcCGAGCACAGAGACTTCATGTTTCTTTGA
- the bbs12 gene encoding Bardet-Biedl syndrome 12 protein isoform X1 has protein sequence MRMLPRMQKFWTSLWRFVLQAVLKMSLLGSAAINQGRHLGLQQLEVMSASTHSFLGPNKCYKLIQDEASGDSALVCSCYRLLEQLELTNSVGQLLHETTRTQQEVLHSGTASLLFLTGIWSRVALECLHKGISIPHIMAGMSKGLELCMEACRCSAVTVEVVCMTALQRLRKRQLSKSDCMTTAFGLPAEPSVSAGVKETTQDTVKTLNEELKLCSIKEELRPKCRINLKHSRHFQSSDSREAEETQTMATFNTQDSKDFDLVQLADAVNHGCEMSMNLVIEASRIQYRHRPGDQSCTVLDVDRLATCPLPGLSEENSCVFSGYVVLLSTEQAIVAKHFEDRALTIGLVNGDLSKQYTHVGFNRPKNVTYFCDHSNLTRVSHEKKWEDQALRIVLNLSINILLVSGVVTQQLKDHCLSHNILVIEHARAAILKAFAMSTGAVPISYVTQLSERCVGAGVRVNVLREYHGTGKAQMAVVSIDACGMTLATAVLASSVHAKLQSLEDRFWGCAYRVHHALKDGKLLPGAGDTERLCIHQLHKHMSKSRPEKQGRGDEPSKGIQTEESRLAAAYEQVVLQLMADGWMDYISTLLVNCGQTVTKAQACTYIAQQLRELPGAPLKKDIYMGMAQGDRGTEGKRMLERESEMVGVYDNMTVKFETWRRALDLVLLVLQTDTEIITGINEKNAEHRDFMFL, from the exons ATGCGCATGCTTCCAAGGATGCAAAAGTTTTGGACGTCATTGTGGAGGTTTGTGTTGCAGGCAGTGTTGAAG ATGTCACTACTGGGATCCGCAGCAATAAACCAGGGTCGCCATCTTGGGCTCCAGCAGCTAGAAGTCATGTCTGCCTCCACTCATTCTTTTCTGGGCCCCAACAAATGCTACAAACTAATCCAAGATGAGGCGAGTGGGGACTCAGCACTGGTCTGCTCATGTTATCGTTTACTGGAACAGCTAGAGCTCACCAACTCTGTGGGGCAACTGCTACACGAGACCACTCGGACCCAGCAGGAGGTGCTACACTCAGGCACAGCCTCACTGCTTTTCCTGACTGGTATCTGGAGCAGGGTGGCCCTGGAGTGCCTTCACAAAGGCATTTCCATTCCACATATAATGGCCGGCATGTCCAAAGGCCTGGAACTGTGCATGGAGGCCTGTAGGTGTAGTGCAGTGACTGTGGAGGTGGTCTGCATGACTGCTTTACAGAGACTGAGGAAGAGGCAGCTGAGCAAGAGTGATTGTATGACTACTGCTTTTGGCTTACCTGCAGAACCTTCCGTATCTGCAGGTGTGAAGGAAACAACTCAGGACACTGTCAAGACCCTGAATGAAGAACTTAAACTTTGTTCCATTAAAGAGGAGCTTCGGCCAAAGTGCAGAATAAATctcaaacacagcagacattttcAGTCAAGtgacagcagagaggcagaggagacaCAAACAATGGCAACCTTTAACACGCAAGATTCAAAAGATTTTGACCTAGTTCAGCTGGCTGACGCTGTTAACCATGGATGTGAGATGTCCATGAATTTAGTGATTGAGGCTAGCAGGATTCAGTACAGACACAGGCCTGGAGATCAAAGCTGCACAGTGTTGGATGTTGATAGGTTGGCGACATGCCCATTGCCCGGACTGTCTGAGGAGAATTCCTGTGTTTTCAGTGGGTATGTTGTATTGTTGTCCACTGAGCAGGCAATAGTAGCTAAACATTTTGAAGATCGGGCATTAACAATTGGCCTTGTGAATGGTGATCTGAGTAAACAGTACACTCATGTAGGTTTTAACAGGCCTAAAAATGTCACATACTTTTGTGATCACTCTAACTTGACCAGAGTCAGTCACGAGAAGAAGTGGGAAGACCAAGCATTGAGAATAGTACTGAACCTCAGTATCAACATTCTTCTTGTGAGTGGAGTGGTCACCCAGCAGCTAAAAGATCACTGCCTCAGCCACAACATCCTGGTTATTGAGCATGCAAGGGCAGCCATTTTGAAAGCCTTTGCCATGAGTACAGGAGCTGTTCCCATCTCGTATGTCACACAGCTCAGTGAGCGATGTGTGGGTGCTGGAGTCCGAGTGAATGTGCTGAGAGAATATCACGGGACAGGGAAGGCCCAGATGGCAGTGGTGAGCATCGATGCCTGCGGTATGACACTAGCCACGGCGGTCCTTGCTAGTTCAGTACATGCCAAGCTCCAGAGCCTGGAAGATCGGTTCTGGGGCTGTGCTTATCGGGTGCATCATGCTCTCAAAGATGGAAAGCTGTTGCCTGGTGCAGGTGACACCGAACGGTTGTGCATTCATCAGCTCCACAAACACATGAGCAAAAGCAGGCCTGAGAAGCAGGGAAGAGGAGACGAGCCTTCAAAAGGCATACAGACAGAAGAGTCAAGACTGGCAGCAGCGTATGAACAGGTGGTTCTGCAGCTGATGGCAGATGGCTGGATGGACTATATTTCCACTCTGTTGGTGAACTGTGGTCAGACTGTGACCAAAGCGcaagcatgcacatacatagCCCAACAACTAAGAGAGTTGCCAGGGGCTCCCCTGAAAAAAGACATCTACATGGGTATGgcacagggagacagagggactgAAGGGAAGAGGATgttggagagagaaagtgaaatggTGGGAGTGTATGATAATATGACAGTAAAGTTTGAGACTTGGAGGAGAGCTCTCGATCTAGTGCTTTTGGTCcttcagacagacacagagattaTTACAGgaataaatgagaaaaatgcCGAGCACAGAGACTTCATGTTTCTTTGA
- the cetn4 gene encoding caltractin — protein sequence MMASSFRKPSATLNQRKKAGPKPDLTEEQKQEIREAFDLFDTDGSGTIDVKELKVAMRALGFEPKKEEIKKMIADIDKEGSGTIDFNDFLSMMTQKMSEKDSKEEILKAFRLFDDDGTGKISFKNLKRVAKELGENLTDEELQEMIDEADRDGDGEINEQEFLRIMKKTNLY from the exons ATGATG GCTTCTAGCTTCAGAAAACCCAGTGCAACCTTAAACCAACGGAAAAAAGCGGGTCCCAAACCTGACCTGACAGAGGAACAAAAGCAGGAGATCCGGGAGGCATTTGATCTTTTTGACACTGATGGTTCAGGTACTATAGACGTTAAGGAGCTTAAG GTTGCTATGCGAGCTCTTGGATTTGAGCCAAAGAAGGAGGAGATAAAGAAGATGATTGCTGACATTGATAAAGAAGGCTCGGGCACAATTGACTTCAATGATTTTCTTTCCATGATGACACAGAAAATG AGTGAAAAAGACTCAAAAGAAGAAATTCTGAAAGCCTTCAGGTTGTTTGATGACGATGGAACAGGCAAAATTTCATTCAAAAATCTGAAACGAGTTGCAAAAGAGCTTGGGGAGAACCTCACAGATGAGGAATTACAG GAAATGATTGATgaggcagacagagatggagatggagaaatCAATGAACAGGAATTCTTACGGATAATGAAAAAGACAAACCTGTACTAA